The genomic stretch AGCTTATTCAAAATCTTTTTATAGTCTATCTGCAAAATACCAGACAGCACTTTAGCTGTCCATTCTTTGTCTTTAATCTGATTCAAAGATGCAACAACTGTCTCAGCTGTGATTGACATTGCCAAGATCTTGCCGTTTCTGTCTACAATGCTTCCTCTTTTAGGAGCAACAAGTCTCTCCCGCGTCCACTGGGAAAAAGCTCTTTTTTTGAGTTCTTCTCCTTTTATCAGTTGAAGATAAAAAAGGCGTCCCACCAGCAACACAAAGCTTAAAAAAAACACTGCCATGACAAAAAGGATTCTCTTTTTTACCTTTAAAGACGCTTCTTTCAAGTCTTATTTCCTCCAGCTTCTTGGGTCTTAAAAAAATTTAAAAGATTTTCTTAATAAAGTTTATTATCAAAGACACTTTATTATTATAATTCGATTTTACTTCTTTTGCGACCCTTTGATTTTTTTCTTCAGCTGAAGGGACAGTGATATATACAACCTGAGAAAAGTCAGGATAAGTCATTGAATACTTCTGCTGTGCAATCTTTTCTATCTCTGAGAGAGTAAGCTTGCCATCTATCTCAAGCTTTAACTGTTTGTTCATATCAGTTTGTAATTTAAGCTCATTCTGAAGCTGAGCAAGTTTTGCCCTCTCATGAGTAATATTCACATACCCGCACATAATAATTATTGACATGCTACAAAATATGCAAACAAACAATATCTTCCTAAAAAAATTTGTTTTTTCAATCCTCTTTTGTTTTAATATTTGCTTCCTTACATGATTTTTTCTGGCAATTTCTTGTTCAATCTCTTCTCTTGCAACCTGATAATTTTCCCAGTAATCCTCACTGTAAATTACCGAACCTGTTTTTGGCATTTTAAAACCCCCTTTATATTTTTCAGACCTTTTCGGCAACTCTAAGTTTTGCACTGTGACTTCTTTTGTTACTCTCAATCTCTTCTTTAGAAGGGGTTATTGGCTTTTTTGTAATGATGTTAAGCTCTTTTTTCTTGCCACATCTACATACAGGAATATCTTTCGGGCAAATACACTCAAGAGAATGAAATTTGAAAAATTCTTTTACTATTCTATCTTCAAGAGAATGAAAAGAAATTGCGCAAATTCTTCCCCCAGATTTTAAAAACCTCAAACTCTTTTCAAGCGCAATCTTTATCTCCTCAAGCTCTCTGTTTACCTCTATTCTAATAGCTTGGAAAGTTCTCTGTGCGGGATGTGAACCATCTTTTGGCTTCGGTACTACAGAAGAAATCAATCTGCTCAGATCTGTTGTAGTTTCAATAGGTTTTTTACTCCTTCTTTCAACAATAGCTTTTGCAATCCTTCTTGCAAATCTCTCTTCACCGTACTCTCTGATTATTCTCTCCAAATCTTCCTGGGAATAGTAATTAACAACATCATATGCTGTGAGCTTTGATGTTGTATCCATCCTCATATCCAAAAACGCTTCTTTATTGTATGAAAAACCTCTTTCCTGCTTGTCAAGCTGCAAAGAGGAAACTCCAAAATCGAAAAGTATTCCGTCTATCTTTTCAATTCCTAAACATTCCAGCACCTCATCCACTTTTGAAAATGAAGAATGCACAATCTTTACATTCTTGTATGCTTCTAATTTTCTTTTTCCA from Caldicellulosiruptor kronotskyensis 2002 encodes the following:
- the rsmH gene encoding 16S rRNA (cytosine(1402)-N(4))-methyltransferase RsmH, with the translated sequence MFEHIPVLLEESVSFLITNPDGIYVDATFGLGGHSKRILEKISNKGFLIAIDRDLEAIELGKRKLEAYKNVKIVHSSFSKVDEVLECLGIEKIDGILFDFGVSSLQLDKQERGFSYNKEAFLDMRMDTTSKLTAYDVVNYYSQEDLERIIREYGEERFARRIAKAIVERRSKKPIETTTDLSRLISSVVPKPKDGSHPAQRTFQAIRIEVNRELEEIKIALEKSLRFLKSGGRICAISFHSLEDRIVKEFFKFHSLECICPKDIPVCRCGKKKELNIITKKPITPSKEEIESNKRSHSAKLRVAEKV
- a CDS encoding cell division protein FtsL, yielding MPKTGSVIYSEDYWENYQVAREEIEQEIARKNHVRKQILKQKRIEKTNFFRKILFVCIFCSMSIIIMCGYVNITHERAKLAQLQNELKLQTDMNKQLKLEIDGKLTLSEIEKIAQQKYSMTYPDFSQVVYITVPSAEEKNQRVAKEVKSNYNNKVSLIINFIKKIF